Proteins encoded in a region of the Besnoitia besnoiti strain Bb-Ger1 chromosome Unknown contig00036, whole genome shotgun sequence genome:
- a CDS encoding rhoptry protein ROP18 (encoded by transcript BESB_051180) — protein MVFDPKRARKASCRVWLALAALGTVLGVHKGVSVHLSSQFGHLLASAVTSRRSHVTAGSVAPGEDDPHVGSSFTESSPLEDTPASSERTHPRLLFERTRRQLDLGTGNARDTHVAVDAPPRALASYGHSLLQHSRGAARTVGRHVSGASGRLAHFRGSRLEEPGSSSDASFADLGQPEGADLALVHGIEPGDSIVKHLLTLVSKQIHPVDRQAGAFRTLDKGLSATFWPQDVTVEVVSVRTGAPRRLRRGPVFGRGDFGMVFTASDVDTGAEFAAKVPIALREPFKMSQEDVMAEGRLTDAFATVKDPREAQAVLRFLVPTDMVQFPNKETFAVAIPGSRTLIGNVFFLMPKAYTDLQDVINAMCDPAVRDSDIVYHARLQLSYDLIRLVANLQRQGVVHGDFREANLLVMKDGRLFLADFGSMRKEGQKTHRGDSLTAHIKDEVMELGSVLTNLWGIELGYFLALEHSPNKPMETCGPPPPQYMVRLIKEFHSSWPAKPLLPVEALETPGAKQLVEEINSFLPLYKEETRT, from the coding sequence ATGGTGTTTGACCCAAAACGCGCCAGAAAGGCGTCATGCCGTGTGTGGCTAGCTCTAGCTGCACTGGGCACTGTCTTGGGGGTGCACAAGGGGGTGAGCGTGCATTTAAGCTCGCAGTTCGGTCACCTGCTCGCTTCAGCGGTGACCTCAAGAAGAAGCCACGTGACCGCGGGATCGGTTGCACCAGGGGAGGACGATCCCCACGTCGGGAGCTCCTTCACTGAGTCCTCTCCTTTAGAAGACACCCCGGCCAGTAGTGAGCGAACCCATCCCCGTTTGCTCTTTGAGAGGACTCGCAGGCAACTGGATCTAGGCACTGGAAATGCCAGAGACACGCATGTGGCGGTGGACGCCCCGCCTCGTGCACTAGCTTCTTATGGCCACAGTCTGCTTCAGCACTCGCGGGGGGCCGCAAGAACTGTTGGGCGCCATGTGTCTGGAGCGTCCGGGCGGCTCGCCCACTTCAGGGGATCGCGATTAGAGGAACCAGGTTCTTCGTCGGATGCGAGTTTTGCAGACCTGGGTCAACCAGAGGGAGCTGACCTCGCGCTGGTTCATGGCATAGAGCCAGGGGACTCCATTGTCAAGCACCTTTTGACACTGGTATCGAAGCAAATCCACCCAGTCGATCGCCAGGCGGGGGCATTCAGGACACTGGACAAAGGGCTCTCCGCTACGTTCTGGCCACAGGACGTGACCGTGGAAGTGGTCTCGGTGCGGACGGGAGCGCCACGGCGGCTCCGAAGGGGGCCCGTCTTCGGCAGGGGCGACTTCGGGATGGTGTTCACGGCTTCCGACGTGGACACCGGAGCAGAGTTCGCCGCAAAAGTTCCTATTGCTCTCCGCGAGCCTTTCAAGATGTCACAAGAGGATGTGATGGCAGAGGGTCGTTTAACTGATGCGTTCGCCACGGTCAAAGACCCAAGGGAAGCTCAAGCCGTTCTTCGATTCTTGGTCCCCACCGACATGGTGCAGTTTCCAAACAAGGAGACCTTCGCTGTCGCTATCCCTGGCTCGCGAACGTTGATCGGAAATGTTTTCTTCTTGATGCCGAAGGCCTATACAGACCTTCAAGATGTTATCAACGCAATGTGTGATCCTGCCGTACGGGACAGCGACATCGTGTACCATGCCCGCCTACAGCTATCCTATGATCTAATACGGCTGGTGGCCAATCTCCAACGCCAAGGAGTCGTGCATGGTGACTTCAGAGAGGCTAATCTTCTGGTGATGAAAGACGGGCGTCTGTTTCTGGCTGATTTTGGCTCAATGCGCAAGGAAGGGCAAAAAACCCATCGCGGAGACTCGCTAACCGCACACATCAAAGATGAGGTTATGGAACTCGGATCGGTGTTAACGAATCTATGGGGCATAGAGTTGGGCTACTTCCTAGCACTCGAGCACAGTCCAAACAAACCGATGGAAACAtgcggcccgccgcctccccagtACATGGTACGCCTGATAAAAGAATTTCACAGTAGTTGGCCCGCCAAGCCGCTGCTTCCAGTGGAAGCGCTGGAGACTCCTGGAGCGAAGCAACTCGTAGAAGAGATAAACAGCTTCCTGCCACTCTAtaaagaggagacgagaacGTGA